One region of Esox lucius isolate fEsoLuc1 chromosome 17, fEsoLuc1.pri, whole genome shotgun sequence genomic DNA includes:
- the LOC114828896 gene encoding uncharacterized protein LOC114828896 produces MTLFIPDMAAGHMFLVFLIFYTFQYVKAQDRLKPSLILKYAVIRQRDSVQLICEIPSVSESQCHFIIEGKQISHPSPCQSTLTGYQLLHWAGQSSPVEVQILCFYMVETNYTSTHSDPVSLRILDQRDLPQPNLIVIPTVIREGDSVQLSCVTPQSLSECQCGFYEDMRLNLPERSCEQIVTGTQLLSWAGQKSPAVLQVKCFYVVERYYSSPPSDPVIVTVQVQLFWLAAVGVGSGVGLFLVGLTAVCFCRKTNIKTNKMIITNILLERTDNHLNMIIMIYITCTTQSQTELQPQPRQMGFTVF; encoded by the exons ATGACATTGTTCATCCCAGATATGGCAGCTGGACATATGTTTTTGGTCTTCCTCATTTTCT atACCTTCCAATATGTCAAAGCCCAAG ATCGTCTTAAGCCCAGTCTGATTCTGAAATATGCAGtcatcagacagagagactcaGTTCAGCTGATCTGTGAGATTCCATCTGTATCTGAGTCTCAGTGTCACTTCATCATAGAGGGGAAACAGATCTCACATCCTTCACCATGTCAGAGCACACTAACAGGATATCAGCTGCTTCACTGGGCAGGTCAAAGTTCACCTGTTGAGGTCCAGATTCTATGTTTCTACATGGTAGAGACAAACTATACATCAACACACAGTGACCCTGTCTCATTGAGGATTCTGG ATCAACGAGACCTCCCTCAGCCCAATCTGATAGTGATTCCCACAGTTATCAGAGAGGGAGACTCAGTTCAGCTGAGCTGTGTGActcctcaatctctctctgaGTGTCAGTGTGGTTTCTATGAAGACATGAGACTTAATCTACCAGAACGATCATGTGAACAGATAGTCACAGGAACTCAGCTGCTTTCTTGGGCAGGCCAAAAATCGCCAGCTGTGCTCCAGGTGAAGTGTTTCTACGTTGTAGAAAGATATTACTCATCTCCTCCCAGTGACCCAGTCATTGTCACAGTCCAGG TGCAATTATTTTGGTTAGCAGCAGTGGGTGTGGGTTCTGGAGTTGGCTTGTTCCTGGTGGGACTGACAGCTGTCTGTTTCTGTAGGAAGACTA ACATCAAGACCAACAAGATGATCATAACCAAC ATCCTTTTGGAGAGAACGGACAATCATCTGAACATGATAAT tATGATATATATCACCTGTACAACTCAATCCCAGACAGAACTGCAGCCTCAGCCCAGACAGATGGGTTTTACAGTCTTCTGA